In a genomic window of Acidilobus saccharovorans 345-15:
- a CDS encoding 30S ribosomal protein S8e translates to MGVYQYRDLKKPSGGLRSLPHKRKRRYAMGDYFVPTVLGDSRDVRVKRVMGGNYKLSLRTVTEAIVNDPKTGKSVKAKILAVVSTPANREYARRNIITKGTIIRTSAGLARVTSRPGQDGIVNAILVEGQQAS, encoded by the coding sequence ATGGGCGTGTACCAGTACAGGGACCTTAAGAAGCCCAGCGGCGGCCTCAGGTCACTGCCTCACAAGAGGAAGAGGAGGTACGCGATGGGCGACTACTTTGTGCCGACGGTGCTGGGCGACTCACGCGACGTCAGGGTCAAGAGGGTGATGGGGGGCAACTATAAGCTGTCGCTTAGGACTGTGACTGAGGCGATAGTTAATGACCCCAAGACCGGCAAGAGCGTTAAGGCCAAGATACTTGCCGTCGTGTCAACGCCCGCCAACAGGGAGTACGCGCGGAGGAACATAATAACTAAGGGCACTATAATCAGGACATCCGCTGGCTTAGCCAGGGTCACCTCAAGGCCAGGCCAGGATGGTATTGTTAACGCAATCCTAGTTGAGGGGCAGCAGGCTAGTTAA
- a CDS encoding N-glycosylase/DNA lyase, giving the protein MVVARVDSERVRAVASAISRAGVNGILRLEEVLDPQYDDMQRLAESVGRGPATVYALLVALSSYRLTMRGEEWWRCVSDMLGGRGTPKTVDEAVDNVIWFLSNCPGSLIGRDVKIRRVRKVGTYMRGVLEGLMSRPELVIEKPQDILSSVAASLGSKEERKTVAFSVKMAYYAARARGVMRPLAFDLPMPIDVRVACVTMTSGLVRGPRDYHELVRSPAEAQRAWRDVSLMSGVPTPHLDSLLWVVGWAPRDLDQAAAREEIRRTLSKVIPEAAEAIARELTYIPCPSGGGPRRH; this is encoded by the coding sequence ATGGTGGTAGCCAGGGTTGACAGCGAAAGGGTCAGGGCTGTAGCCTCAGCAATATCAAGAGCAGGGGTAAACGGCATCCTAAGGCTCGAGGAAGTTCTGGACCCTCAATATGACGACATGCAGAGGCTTGCGGAGAGCGTGGGAAGGGGGCCAGCCACCGTCTACGCCCTTCTGGTGGCCCTGTCAAGCTACAGGTTAACTATGAGAGGTGAGGAGTGGTGGCGGTGCGTCTCAGACATGTTAGGCGGTAGGGGGACTCCCAAAACTGTTGACGAGGCTGTCGATAACGTTATATGGTTCCTGAGCAACTGTCCTGGCTCCCTGATTGGCAGGGATGTCAAGATAAGGAGGGTTAGAAAGGTAGGAACTTACATGAGGGGCGTCCTTGAGGGGCTCATGTCGCGGCCGGAGCTCGTCATTGAGAAGCCGCAGGACATCCTAAGCTCTGTGGCGGCCTCGCTGGGCTCCAAGGAGGAGAGGAAAACGGTGGCGTTCTCAGTTAAGATGGCCTACTACGCTGCGAGGGCCAGAGGCGTCATGAGACCGTTAGCCTTTGACCTTCCAATGCCCATAGACGTCAGGGTAGCATGCGTCACTATGACAAGCGGGCTTGTCAGGGGCCCCAGGGACTACCACGAGCTTGTTAGGTCGCCTGCAGAGGCCCAGAGGGCCTGGAGGGACGTTTCGCTGATGAGTGGGGTGCCGACGCCTCACCTGGACTCGCTGCTGTGGGTGGTGGGCTGGGCTCCGAGGGACCTTGATCAGGCAGCCGCCAGGGAGGAGATAAGGAGGACGCTCTCAAAAGTAATCCCAGAGGCGGCAGAGGCCATAGCAAGGGAGCTCACGTATATTCCTTGCCCCTCTGGCGGGGGGCCGCGTCGCCATTAA
- a CDS encoding bifunctional hydroxymethylpyrimidine kinase/phosphomethylpyrimidine kinase, translating to MSRWGIPVAMTIAGIDSGGGAGANADLKTFAALGVHGTVAVTSVTAQNTYSVTGIYDMSPEAVARQIETVYEDMGIDAAKTGMLSNRDIVHAVATELKKYDFPLVVDPVMVAKSGAQLLRDDAIDVLVKELLPRATLVTPNSPEAERLSGMTIRGLEDARRAAKAIVDSTGAAAALVKGGHLGGSESVDVLYYNGSYWEFRAPRINTEDTHGTGDVLSAAITAFLAKGFQLPDAVRAAKDVITESIRYSLRLGKGHGPVNPSAWSYVPAMKYNAIQDLRAAIDMLKQQEYYVSVLVPEISINVGEAVEYPYARGVDDVIAVPGRITRYGDRIMVHGDPTPGASSHVARAILAYMSKYPEYRAAANIALNDYIRKAVESLGLRWSYYDRSEEPENVKEMEGGSIPWGIRRALEKANGPVDVIYDTGDFGKEPGSFVFGRNAMEVASRMIEIGRKIRELMKQEK from the coding sequence GTGAGCAGGTGGGGCATACCGGTGGCTATGACAATAGCTGGCATAGACAGCGGTGGCGGCGCTGGGGCCAACGCTGACCTCAAGACTTTCGCGGCGCTCGGAGTTCACGGGACTGTGGCCGTGACCAGCGTCACGGCCCAGAACACGTATTCAGTGACGGGAATATACGACATGAGCCCAGAGGCCGTGGCCAGGCAGATAGAGACGGTCTACGAGGACATGGGAATAGACGCCGCCAAGACCGGCATGCTCAGCAACAGGGACATAGTTCACGCCGTCGCCACTGAGCTTAAGAAGTATGACTTTCCGCTGGTCGTGGACCCAGTCATGGTGGCCAAGAGCGGCGCGCAGCTGCTCAGAGATGATGCCATAGACGTGCTAGTTAAGGAGCTCTTACCCAGGGCCACGTTAGTGACCCCGAACTCGCCTGAGGCCGAGAGGCTCTCAGGCATGACAATAAGGGGCCTGGAGGACGCCCGCCGCGCCGCCAAGGCCATAGTTGATAGCACTGGGGCCGCGGCGGCCCTGGTCAAGGGTGGCCACCTGGGGGGCAGCGAGTCCGTTGACGTGCTGTACTACAACGGGAGCTACTGGGAGTTCAGGGCCCCTAGGATAAACACTGAGGACACGCACGGCACGGGCGACGTGCTCTCGGCCGCCATAACCGCATTCCTGGCCAAAGGGTTCCAGCTGCCCGACGCCGTGAGGGCTGCCAAGGACGTGATAACTGAGTCCATAAGGTACTCGCTCAGGCTTGGCAAGGGCCACGGGCCCGTGAACCCCTCCGCCTGGAGCTACGTGCCAGCGATGAAGTACAACGCTATACAGGACCTCAGGGCAGCTATAGACATGCTTAAGCAGCAGGAGTACTATGTCTCAGTCCTCGTCCCAGAAATATCAATTAACGTGGGGGAAGCCGTGGAGTATCCCTACGCCAGGGGCGTCGATGACGTGATAGCGGTCCCAGGCAGGATAACCAGGTATGGCGATAGAATCATGGTTCACGGCGACCCCACGCCAGGGGCCTCAAGCCACGTGGCCAGGGCCATCTTAGCCTATATGAGCAAGTACCCGGAATACAGGGCGGCCGCAAACATAGCCCTAAACGACTACATAAGAAAGGCTGTGGAGTCCCTGGGTCTCAGGTGGTCCTACTATGACAGGTCTGAGGAGCCTGAGAACGTCAAGGAAATGGAGGGCGGCTCCATACCGTGGGGCATTAGGAGGGCTCTCGAGAAGGCCAATGGACCCGTCGACGTAATTTATGACACGGGCGACTTTGGCAAAGAGCCCGGATCCTTCGTCTTTGGACGTAACGCCATGGAGGTCGCCAGCAGGATGATCGAGATTGGAAGGAAGATCAGGGAGCTGATGAAACAGGAGAAGTAA
- a CDS encoding AIR synthase family protein, with protein sequence MPGLSIVIGKVNRGLFEKVIYPQLGAKDPSVIVGPQFGVDFGVVRVGDYDLIFEVDPVYVVPEYGWEKSAWFAVHILASDVAVSGVPPRYLFIDLNLPLNMKDEELATLWGYIHRECSRLGISIVAGHTGRYGGIDYPMIGGATMVAVTPKDHYVTPGMARPGDVVIMTKGAAVETAGILASMFPDVLSRKYGDEFARKAQGIFWLQSVVEDALTLSQLGLRTGVTAMHDATEYGVWGALNDIAEASGVSIRVHREKLFIRDDVKKVIDAFSEYTSVPVDPYASISEGTLIATVRPEVADRAVGLLRSKGIDAAVIGEVVEGKGVYLVDDGSERPISQPERDPFWELFFKVLQMRR encoded by the coding sequence GTGCCTGGCTTGAGCATAGTCATAGGTAAAGTTAACAGGGGGCTATTTGAGAAGGTCATTTACCCTCAGCTGGGCGCAAAGGACCCCTCCGTCATAGTTGGGCCCCAGTTCGGGGTCGACTTCGGGGTTGTGAGGGTTGGGGACTATGACCTAATATTTGAGGTTGACCCGGTTTATGTGGTGCCTGAGTACGGCTGGGAGAAGAGCGCCTGGTTCGCTGTGCACATACTCGCCAGCGACGTGGCCGTCTCCGGGGTGCCGCCGAGGTACCTCTTCATAGACCTCAACCTCCCCCTCAACATGAAGGACGAGGAGCTGGCGACCCTCTGGGGTTACATACACAGGGAGTGCAGCAGGCTGGGAATATCAATAGTTGCCGGTCACACCGGCCGCTACGGCGGCATTGACTACCCAATGATAGGCGGCGCCACCATGGTCGCGGTGACGCCCAAGGATCACTACGTGACGCCAGGCATGGCGAGGCCTGGGGACGTCGTAATAATGACTAAGGGCGCCGCCGTTGAGACCGCTGGGATACTTGCATCCATGTTCCCTGACGTCCTGAGCAGGAAGTATGGCGATGAGTTCGCAAGAAAGGCGCAGGGCATATTCTGGCTTCAGTCTGTAGTTGAGGACGCGCTCACGCTCTCACAGCTTGGCCTGAGGACTGGCGTCACGGCCATGCATGACGCTACTGAGTACGGAGTCTGGGGGGCCCTTAATGACATAGCAGAGGCCAGCGGGGTCTCGATAAGGGTTCACAGGGAGAAGCTGTTCATAAGGGATGACGTTAAGAAGGTGATCGACGCCTTCTCGGAATACACGTCGGTGCCCGTTGACCCATATGCGTCAATAAGCGAGGGCACGCTGATAGCCACCGTTAGGCCCGAGGTGGCCGACAGGGCGGTGGGGCTCCTGAGGTCCAAGGGAATCGACGCGGCCGTCATAGGCGAGGTAGTAGAGGGCAAGGGAGTTTACCTAGTAGACGACGGCAGTGAGAGGCCGATCTCCCAGCCCGAGAGGGACCCCTTCTGGGAGCTCTTCTTCAAGGTCCTCCAGATGCGGAGGTGA
- a CDS encoding type IV secretory system conjugative DNA transfer family protein, translating to MNPSYAFDIFLAGVAVVTVSLMIRNMRTSRELRLSLGIKHEGGERPSVYIDGRKLVGIAYVADGVPREGGDLPLRLAKLARSSRLSVTFLSSMYSVSKSSLLKELEEEIRKADFAYSATRHVKYRERLSFLEGLYKEVLHSQVPYVGGFSFIVWVPEGDREAELNAEAFKELVEAEAQVKLRKVLASDISTLLGSAEPTWLSESSNNMVIVDREDINDEDGVVIGEDINEPGNLVVLRWPYAFRVHLGVFGPTGRGKTVMLSGLASQLTSMHQTFGDPRAVVVIDPKGDLASMLRGVADSYVTPGEDDCVPMRRLDGIAAKLLESSRETGEGANVKVCVGRLDPEGLVVYDLTRLPNEVRNVYGSLLVSSMALSASEGDLKGRVVMILDEAWRFARGSAVHMEFALREGRSKGLYVVYATQLPSDVGRPIVDNTGYKLVFGGFTNYYAELGAQLGIDKPEELKSLPVGHAVMIDEVGRTRQVRVLDFTKLLKNLPTSPTEEGVRDGKELKAAEGR from the coding sequence TTGAATCCATCATACGCCTTTGACATATTCCTTGCTGGCGTCGCCGTTGTCACAGTGTCGCTTATGATAAGGAACATGCGGACCTCGAGGGAGCTCAGGCTGTCGCTTGGGATAAAACACGAGGGCGGCGAGAGGCCATCCGTGTACATTGACGGCAGGAAGCTGGTCGGCATAGCCTATGTGGCTGACGGAGTTCCCAGGGAGGGCGGCGACCTCCCGCTTAGGCTTGCCAAGCTAGCCAGGTCCTCAAGGCTCTCGGTAACGTTCCTGAGCAGCATGTACTCGGTCAGCAAGAGCTCGCTGCTCAAGGAGCTTGAGGAGGAGATACGTAAGGCTGACTTCGCCTACAGCGCCACCAGGCACGTGAAGTACAGGGAGAGGCTGAGCTTCCTCGAGGGCCTGTACAAGGAGGTGCTGCACTCCCAGGTGCCTTACGTGGGGGGCTTCTCATTCATAGTCTGGGTCCCTGAGGGCGATAGGGAGGCCGAGCTAAATGCTGAAGCCTTTAAGGAGCTTGTTGAGGCCGAGGCCCAAGTGAAGCTTAGGAAGGTCTTAGCCTCAGACATATCCACGCTGTTGGGCTCGGCCGAGCCCACGTGGCTGAGCGAGAGCAGCAACAACATGGTCATAGTCGACAGGGAGGACATAAACGACGAGGACGGGGTTGTAATAGGCGAGGACATAAATGAGCCGGGCAACTTGGTCGTGCTGAGGTGGCCCTACGCCTTTAGGGTACACCTGGGGGTCTTTGGGCCCACCGGCAGGGGCAAGACAGTGATGCTCTCCGGCCTGGCCTCACAGCTCACGTCAATGCACCAGACCTTCGGTGACCCAAGGGCCGTAGTTGTTATAGACCCCAAGGGGGACCTGGCCTCCATGCTTAGGGGGGTTGCGGACTCCTACGTTACTCCGGGCGAGGACGACTGCGTTCCTATGAGGAGGCTTGACGGCATAGCTGCAAAGCTCCTTGAGAGCAGCCGCGAGACCGGCGAGGGGGCTAACGTTAAGGTCTGCGTTGGAAGACTGGACCCGGAGGGCCTCGTGGTTTACGACCTGACGAGGCTGCCGAACGAGGTTAGGAACGTCTACGGCTCGCTGCTCGTGAGCTCTATGGCGCTGAGCGCCAGCGAGGGGGACCTTAAGGGCAGGGTCGTGATGATCCTAGACGAGGCCTGGCGCTTTGCCAGGGGCTCCGCAGTTCACATGGAGTTCGCCCTGAGGGAGGGCAGGAGCAAGGGCCTCTATGTGGTCTACGCGACTCAGCTGCCCTCGGACGTGGGCCGTCCGATAGTTGACAACACGGGTTACAAGCTCGTCTTTGGCGGCTTCACCAACTACTACGCGGAGCTGGGGGCGCAGCTCGGCATTGATAAGCCTGAGGAGCTCAAGTCCCTGCCGGTGGGCCATGCTGTCATGATAGACGAGGTGGGCAGGACCAGGCAGGTGAGGGTGCTGGACTTTACGAAACTGCTTAAAAACCTACCCACTTCACCTACAGAGGAGGGCGTAAGGGATGGGAAAGAGCTTAAGGCAGCAGAGGGCAGGTAA
- the cedA1 gene encoding DNA import protein CedA1: MADVVSFIQQLTQEVTLAAWALFLLTWTIGWTLRGAPIPLSRLKRAGSGLVEDSIWAALWLALGSTVFTFITYIVKAVVGSP; the protein is encoded by the coding sequence ATGGCTGATGTGGTAAGTTTCATACAGCAGCTCACCCAGGAGGTCACGCTGGCAGCCTGGGCCCTCTTCCTCTTGACGTGGACTATAGGGTGGACTTTGAGGGGGGCCCCAATACCGCTCTCAAGGCTGAAGAGGGCCGGCTCAGGGCTAGTTGAGGACTCCATATGGGCCGCCCTCTGGCTGGCCCTTGGAAGTACTGTGTTCACGTTCATAACCTATATCGTAAAGGCGGTGGTAGGCTCACCATGA
- a CDS encoding 50S ribosomal protein L2: protein MGKSLRQQRAGKGSLTFKNPDHIHPGPARYPQLSDKTLEGVVKELVHDPGRYVPLARVVLTNGEEFLMPAAEGMFVGQKIKIGPDAEPTFGNVLPLSKIPEGTLVYNLELRPGDGGKLARQAGSYAIVLSKSGDTVKVLLPSKREKEISGNCRATIGVPAGAGRIEKPLLKAGNSYYKYRVKGTKWPTVRGVAMNAANHPFGGGFHQHEGRPTTTSRNAPPGRKVGHIAARRTGRRR from the coding sequence ATGGGAAAGAGCTTAAGGCAGCAGAGGGCAGGTAAGGGATCGCTGACATTTAAGAACCCGGACCACATACATCCAGGTCCAGCGAGATACCCTCAGCTCTCTGACAAGACCCTTGAGGGCGTTGTTAAGGAGCTAGTGCACGACCCCGGCAGGTACGTGCCCCTTGCAAGGGTAGTGCTAACCAACGGCGAGGAATTCCTGATGCCGGCAGCGGAGGGCATGTTCGTTGGTCAGAAGATAAAGATAGGTCCTGATGCAGAGCCAACTTTTGGCAACGTGCTTCCCCTCTCTAAGATACCTGAGGGCACCCTGGTCTACAACCTAGAGCTCAGGCCTGGCGATGGCGGGAAGCTGGCCAGGCAGGCGGGAAGTTACGCCATAGTGCTGAGCAAGTCCGGCGACACCGTGAAGGTGCTGCTGCCGAGCAAGAGGGAGAAGGAGATCTCGGGCAACTGCAGGGCCACCATAGGGGTTCCGGCTGGGGCCGGCAGGATAGAGAAGCCGCTGCTTAAGGCCGGCAACAGCTACTACAAGTACAGGGTCAAGGGAACCAAGTGGCCTACCGTAAGAGGCGTTGCCATGAACGCCGCCAACCACCCGTTCGGAGGCGGCTTCCACCAGCACGAGGGCAGGCCAACGACGACCTCAAGAAATGCCCCGCCGGGCAGAAAGGTGGGCCACATAGCTGCAAGGAGGACTGGAAGAAGGCGTTAG
- the speE gene encoding polyamine aminopropyltransferase, protein MNYPEWHWIHEWSTPGTFHAHAVKRVYAFGKSKYQTYLVVEFEDLGKALVIDGKTQSAIIDEFVYHESLVQPAMIAHGSPRSVLILGGGEGATAREVLKFPSVNKVIMVDIDEEVVNACKELLPEWHRGAFDDPRLKLVIDDAEHYVTTTGEKFDVIIADLVDPEEGGPAWRLYTKEFYELLKSKLNKGGVFVTQATSPVLTPSVHATIYNTVRAAFKHATSYYVYIRSFEGLWGFVMGSDNIEVESLRSTNDIDSRLSSMGVKGNRFYDSESHRSMFNVPKNIRDFLASWNEVSTLSHPVYLPA, encoded by the coding sequence GTGAACTACCCTGAGTGGCACTGGATTCATGAATGGAGCACTCCCGGCACATTTCACGCACACGCAGTGAAGAGGGTCTACGCCTTTGGTAAAAGCAAGTATCAGACCTACCTTGTAGTTGAGTTTGAGGACCTAGGAAAGGCGCTCGTTATCGACGGTAAGACCCAGTCGGCCATTATAGATGAGTTTGTTTATCATGAATCCCTTGTTCAGCCTGCCATGATAGCCCACGGGTCCCCCAGGAGCGTCCTCATACTTGGGGGCGGCGAGGGCGCCACAGCGCGCGAGGTCCTTAAGTTTCCCTCGGTAAACAAAGTGATAATGGTTGACATAGATGAGGAGGTGGTTAATGCCTGCAAGGAGCTTCTGCCAGAGTGGCACAGGGGGGCCTTCGACGATCCAAGGTTAAAACTGGTTATAGATGATGCCGAGCACTACGTCACTACTACCGGCGAGAAGTTCGACGTAATAATAGCTGACCTGGTTGATCCAGAGGAGGGGGGCCCGGCATGGAGGCTTTACACTAAGGAGTTCTATGAGCTGCTTAAGTCAAAGCTTAACAAGGGAGGAGTCTTCGTAACTCAGGCCACAAGCCCTGTGCTTACGCCTTCTGTGCATGCAACCATTTACAACACCGTCAGAGCCGCCTTTAAGCACGCAACCTCTTACTACGTCTACATAAGGAGCTTCGAGGGCCTCTGGGGCTTTGTTATGGGTTCTGACAACATAGAGGTGGAGTCCCTGCGCTCCACGAACGACATAGACTCCCGGCTCAGCTCCATGGGGGTCAAGGGCAACAGGTTCTATGACTCCGAGAGTCATCGGTCAATGTTTAACGTACCTAAGAACATAAGGGACTTCCTGGCCTCATGGAATGAGGTCTCGACGCTCAGCCATCCTGTTTACCTGCCGGCCTAA